CATATGAATCTACTGTTGTAGAAAAAATAAAAAAAGCTGATGGTATAATTTTAGGAAAGACCAATATGGATGAATTTGCTATGGGTTCTTCTACTGAAACTTCATATTTTGGTATTACTAAAAATCCCATAGATACACAAAGAGTACCAGGGGGTTCCAGTGGAGGCTCAGCAGCTGCTGTAAGGGCAAAGGAAGTAGCTATAGCATTAGGTTCAGATACTGGAGGTTCCATTAGACAACCTGCTAGCTTCTGTGGTGTTGTGGGATTAAAGCCTACATATGGGTTGGTTTCTAGATATGGACTTGTTTCTTTGGCTAATTCTTTAGATCAAATAGGAACATTAGGAAGAAATGTTACTGATGTGGCATTATTATTAAATGCCATTGTAGGTTATGATGAAAAGGATTCTACAAGTGTAAACATGGATATTATAGATTATATAGAAGGACTTTCTGAAGATGTTAAGGGAATGAGAATAGGGGTTCCAAAAGAATATTTAAATTTAAATATGGATGAAAGGGTAAAGGAACAGATATTAAATTCAATAGAAATATTTAAGAATATGGGAGCCGTAGTAGAAGAAATATCTTTGCCTCATATAGAGTATGCATTAGCAACTTATTATATTATATCTACTGCAGAGATTAGTTCTAATATGGCTAGATTTGATGGAATTAGATATGGATATAGAGCTAAGGATTATGAAACTTTAGACGAATTATATATTAATAGTCGTTCTGAGGCATTTGGAGAAGAGGTAAAGAGAAGAATAATGTTTGGAACCTATAGTTTAAGTAAGGATAATAATGAAAAAATTTATAAAAAAGCTGCAAAGGTGAGAACTATTATAAAAGAAGATTTTGATAAAATATTTGAAGATTATGATATAATTCTTTCACCAACTTCGCCTAGTTTACCTTTTAGAATAGGTGAAAGGATAGAGGAGCCTTTAGCAATGTATAAATCTGATATATTTACTGTGCCTATTAATTTGACAGGAATATGTGCTATTTCCATACCTTGTGGTTATGTGGAAGGGCTACCTGTAGGACTACAAATAATAGGTGACAAATTTGAGGAATTAAAAGTATTAAGATTAGCAAGAGCTTTTGAAAAACATGTATCTTTAGGGGGTGAAAATATTGGCTTATAAAACTGTAATAGGATTAGAAATTCATGTGGAGCTTATGACGGATACTAAGATATTTTGTAGTTGTCCCAACGAATTTGGAGGAGAAGCTAATACCCATTGTTGTCCAGTATGCTTAGGGTTACCTGGGGCTTTACCAGTTCTTAACAAGGCAGTGCTAGAATATGCAATAAAGGCAGGGATTGCTTTTAATTCTAAAATTGCCAATATAACTAAAATGGATAGAAAACATTACTTTTATCCTGATTTAGTTAAGGGTTATCAAATAAGTCAAGATGATGTACCCCTATGCAGTGGTGGATATGTAGAAATTGAATTGGAAGAAGGAACTAAGAAAATAGGACTTACTAGAATTCATATAGAAGAAGATACAGGTAAGTCTATTCATACTGAAGAAGGAGATTCCTTATTGGACTATAACAGAGCAGGGGTACCATTAATTGAGATAGTTACAGAACCAGATATGAATACTCCAGAGGAAGCACGACTATTTTTAGAGAAATTAAAATCTACTTTAAAATATATAGAAGTATCTGATTGTAAGATGGAAGAAGGTTCTTTAAGATGTGATATAAATATTAATGTAGTGGACACTGAAACTGGCAAAAAAACTAATATAACAGAGCTTAAGAATTTAAATTCCTTTAGTGGAGCAGTAAAAGCTATGGAGTATGAAGAAAAAAGGCATATATCTTTACTTAAAGAAGGGGAAAACACTGAAAGGGAAACTAGAAGATGGGATGAGGTAAAAAATGAAACTATAATTATGAGGGAAAAAGGAGAAGTGGCTGATTATAGATATGCAGTAGAGACTGATATACTTCCTATTGAAATAAAAGATGAATGGATAGAGGAGTTAAAGAATTCCTTGCCTGAATTACCTCATGCTAAGAAACAAAGATTTATAAAAGAATATGATATACCAGAATATGATGCAGGAGTATTAACTCAATCTAAGGAATTGGCGGATTTTTATGAAGAAACGGTAAAATATATTGATGATCCTAAGCAGGTTAGCAATTGGATAATGGGGGATGTACTAAGAAGAATAAATGATGAAGAACTGGAAATAGAAGATTTGAAGTTTAAACCTAAGGATTTAGCTAAATTGCTAGAATTGATAAACGAAGGTAAGATAAGTAACAATATTGGAAAAAAAGTGCTTAGAACTATGTTTGAAACTGGAGATTCACCAGAAAAAATAGTAAAGGAAAAAGGCTTAATCCAAATATCTGATGAAGATGAACTTGAGAAGATAGTTGAAAAAGTATTATCTGAGAATGAACAATCTATAATAGATTATAAAAAT
This portion of the Keratinibaculum paraultunense genome encodes:
- the gatA gene encoding Asp-tRNA(Asn)/Glu-tRNA(Gln) amidotransferase subunit GatA; protein product: MDIINLTAMDMREKLKNKEISARDIVEAHIDRLQKMEEDLNAFITISKEEALNAADIIDEKIKKGEKLGPLAGIPIGVKDNIITKDIKTTCGSKMLENFIPPYESTVVEKIKKADGIILGKTNMDEFAMGSSTETSYFGITKNPIDTQRVPGGSSGGSAAAVRAKEVAIALGSDTGGSIRQPASFCGVVGLKPTYGLVSRYGLVSLANSLDQIGTLGRNVTDVALLLNAIVGYDEKDSTSVNMDIIDYIEGLSEDVKGMRIGVPKEYLNLNMDERVKEQILNSIEIFKNMGAVVEEISLPHIEYALATYYIISTAEISSNMARFDGIRYGYRAKDYETLDELYINSRSEAFGEEVKRRIMFGTYSLSKDNNEKIYKKAAKVRTIIKEDFDKIFEDYDIILSPTSPSLPFRIGERIEEPLAMYKSDIFTVPINLTGICAISIPCGYVEGLPVGLQIIGDKFEELKVLRLARAFEKHVSLGGENIGL
- the gatB gene encoding Asp-tRNA(Asn)/Glu-tRNA(Gln) amidotransferase subunit GatB, with the protein product MAYKTVIGLEIHVELMTDTKIFCSCPNEFGGEANTHCCPVCLGLPGALPVLNKAVLEYAIKAGIAFNSKIANITKMDRKHYFYPDLVKGYQISQDDVPLCSGGYVEIELEEGTKKIGLTRIHIEEDTGKSIHTEEGDSLLDYNRAGVPLIEIVTEPDMNTPEEARLFLEKLKSTLKYIEVSDCKMEEGSLRCDININVVDTETGKKTNITELKNLNSFSGAVKAMEYEEKRHISLLKEGENTERETRRWDEVKNETIIMREKGEVADYRYAVETDILPIEIKDEWIEELKNSLPELPHAKKQRFIKEYDIPEYDAGVLTQSKELADFYEETVKYIDDPKQVSNWIMGDVLRRINDEELEIEDLKFKPKDLAKLLELINEGKISNNIGKKVLRTMFETGDSPEKIVKEKGLIQISDEDELEKIVEKVLSENEQSIIDYKNGKDRALGYLVGQVMKVTKGKANPQMANQIIRDMIEEQ